The nucleotide sequence TGCACCACGGTGCTGATGGCAACGGGCACCCTGGCCGACCGTTATGGCCGCAAGCGCTTGTTGCTCGCCAGCCTGGCACTGTTCGGCCTCAGTTCGCTGGCATGTGGATGGGCCGGCAGCACCGGCCTGCTGATCGCCGCGCGCGCGCTGCAGGGCATGGCCGGTGGCGCCATGCTGATTTGCCAGGTGGCCGTACTGTCGCAGCAATTTCCGGCCGGCGCCGCGCGGGGCAGGGCGTTTGGCGCCTGGGGCATCGTCTTTGGCCTGGGCCTGGGTTTTGGCCCTATCATAGGCGCGGCCATCGTCGCGCTGTCAAACTGGCAATGGGTATTTCTCGTGCACGGGCCGCTGGCGCTGGCGGCCCTGCTGCTGGTGGCGCTGTGCGTGAGCGAATCGCGCGATCCGCAGCAGCGCAAGCTGGACGTGGCGGGTATCTCCACCCTGTCGCTGGCCGTGTTCAGCCTGGCATGGTGCCTCACGCAGGGGCCGGCGCTGGGTTTCACGGACCCGCTCACGGTGGCCAGCCTGGCCGTGGCGCTGCTCAGCCTGATGCTCTTTGTCATGATCGAGCGGCGCCAGCCTGAACCGATGATCGACTTCAGCGTATTTCGCATTCGCCGTTTTTCGGGAGCACTGCTCGGTTCGGCGGGCATGAACTGCAGTTTCTGGCCGCTGATGATTTATCTTCCCCTGTACGTGCAACATGGCCTCGGCTACAGCAGCCTGGGCACGGGCCTGACCTTGCTGGCCTACACCTTGCCCACCTTGCTCGTGCCGCCCCTGGCCGAACGGCTGGCGCTGCGCTACCAGGCCGATACGGTCATTCCTGCCGGCTTGCTGGCCATCGGCCTGGGTTTTCTGCTGATGCTGTGGGGCAGCAGTGTGGATGCCGCCAACTGGCTGACGATCTTGCCCGGCTGCCTGCTGGCCGGCACGGGCCTGGGCTTGACGAATACACCCGTCACCAACACGACGACGGGCGCCGTGCCCGGCGAACGGGCCGGCATGGCGTCCAGCATCGACATCAGCGCGCGCATGGTCAGCCTGTCGATCAATATCGCGCTGATGGGCTTTATCCTCGTCGAAGCCATACAGTCCGCCTTGCGGCCCCATCTGCCAAATGGACTGGACGCGGCCACATTGCGCGCCATGGCGGAAGATTTGTCTGCCGGCAAGGGGGCCGTCGAACTGCCGGCCGGCGTGGCGCAGCTTGCGCTGGCACAAGGCTTCGGCGCCGTGATGCTGTACGGCGGCGTGGCCGCCTGCCTGTTCGCCGTGGCCAGCTGGCTGGTATTTGGCGCCGGGCGGACGCGGCAGGCAGCCGGGCAGCCGGTGCGCTGAAATCCAGGAGCAGGGGAGGCTATAATCTGGGCACGTTGGCAAGTGTTGCTCAACGTCATAACGAGGCTGCCCATGCATAAACTGATTTCCGAACTCACCCGCCTGTACCTGTTCGAGGAACAGCAGCATTATCTGGATGCGGATGGCGGCGCGCAAGCGCTGACGCCGGCTGTGCTGGCGCGCCATCTGTCGGGCGAGCAGACGGTGGCCGTAGAACTGGTACAGGATCGCGGCCATGGCGGGCTGACGCGCGCGCTGGTGCTGGAGTTTGGCGGCAAGGGCGGCGGCGAAGCGCACTGGAGCGCGCTGTGCACGATCGCCAATGCCGTGCAGCACGAGCTGGACTTGCCGGCGCCCG is from Janthinobacterium sp. 61 and encodes:
- a CDS encoding MFS transporter — protein: MTTDIKASMHLTTSQQNALTLAAVCLASLMFGLEISSVPVILPTLETVLHGDFKDLQWIMNAYTLACTTVLMATGTLADRYGRKRLLLASLALFGLSSLACGWAGSTGLLIAARALQGMAGGAMLICQVAVLSQQFPAGAARGRAFGAWGIVFGLGLGFGPIIGAAIVALSNWQWVFLVHGPLALAALLLVALCVSESRDPQQRKLDVAGISTLSLAVFSLAWCLTQGPALGFTDPLTVASLAVALLSLMLFVMIERRQPEPMIDFSVFRIRRFSGALLGSAGMNCSFWPLMIYLPLYVQHGLGYSSLGTGLTLLAYTLPTLLVPPLAERLALRYQADTVIPAGLLAIGLGFLLMLWGSSVDAANWLTILPGCLLAGTGLGLTNTPVTNTTTGAVPGERAGMASSIDISARMVSLSINIALMGFILVEAIQSALRPHLPNGLDAATLRAMAEDLSAGKGAVELPAGVAQLALAQGFGAVMLYGGVAACLFAVASWLVFGAGRTRQAAGQPVR